A single window of Kitasatospora sp. HUAS MG31 DNA harbors:
- a CDS encoding FtsX-like permease family protein produces the protein MIAFALRLAVSGGREAVARLFMITAAVAVGVGLLLSTLAGISAVERSNERQLWFNTGAASRTGTAPVDPLWWRAHEDHVGGKPVFEVDVAATGASSPVPPGLASVPAAGEYLASPGLAELLHRMPADQLADRFPGRLTGVIGDEALPSPDSLVAVIGRTPAEVQAAPGARAVTTIAAALPPSCANDCPGHGVRGDAMTLILSVVAGALIFPVLIFIGTATRLSAATREQRFAAMRLVGATPGQVSVISAVESTLAAAAGTVVGVGLFYVLRPLVATVPFTGDRFFPDDLRLTAVQLLAVALGVPVAAAVAARLALRRVTVSPLGVSRRVTPRPPRAWRLVPLLAGLGELAWFLDRRPASTDGQTAAYLTGILLVMLGLVVAGPWLTLAGARAVARWTSRPASLIAVRRLADDPKAGFRSVSGLVLALYVTTVTVAVIGTINANRGALSGDPATRMAVEHGAMVEEPPMAAALPAGLEAQLRAVDGFRGLAVAHANPAWIGKDPAEPVPWAPALVLCADLAQTPVVGRCPAGASVAEVPQFAFLDLESNADQEWPAAPIGVEEAAALPVQLVYATTDGTTGAMERTRTVLTRAFPHQASRTVADRGSDQQRQLAGFRQLANVVLLTTLPIAGCSLAVSVVAGLSDRRRPFAMLRLTGAPLGLLRRVIALESALPLLAVALVSVGTGLAASAMFLKSQMHYDLVPPGVAFYGLAAVGLAASLGIIASTLPLLRRITGPEAARNG, from the coding sequence GTGATCGCCTTCGCTTTGCGGCTCGCCGTGAGCGGCGGGCGGGAGGCGGTCGCCCGACTGTTCATGATCACTGCCGCGGTGGCGGTCGGGGTGGGGCTGCTGCTGTCCACCCTCGCCGGGATCAGCGCCGTGGAGCGGTCGAACGAGCGTCAGCTCTGGTTCAACACCGGGGCGGCCAGCCGGACCGGGACCGCGCCGGTGGACCCGCTCTGGTGGCGGGCCCACGAGGACCACGTCGGCGGCAAGCCGGTCTTCGAGGTGGACGTGGCCGCCACCGGTGCGAGTTCGCCGGTCCCGCCGGGCCTGGCCTCGGTGCCGGCCGCCGGGGAGTACCTGGCCTCGCCGGGGCTGGCCGAGCTGCTGCACCGGATGCCGGCCGACCAACTGGCCGACCGGTTCCCGGGCCGGCTCACGGGCGTCATCGGCGACGAGGCCCTGCCCTCGCCGGACTCGCTGGTGGCCGTGATCGGCCGGACCCCGGCCGAGGTCCAGGCCGCACCGGGGGCTCGGGCGGTCACCACCATCGCCGCCGCGCTCCCGCCGTCCTGCGCCAACGACTGCCCGGGCCACGGGGTCCGCGGCGACGCCATGACGCTGATCCTCTCGGTGGTGGCCGGTGCGCTGATCTTCCCGGTGCTGATCTTCATCGGGACGGCGACCCGGCTGTCGGCCGCCACCCGCGAGCAACGGTTCGCCGCGATGCGGCTGGTCGGCGCCACCCCGGGGCAGGTCTCGGTGATCTCGGCGGTGGAGTCCACGCTGGCCGCGGCGGCCGGCACGGTGGTCGGTGTGGGGCTGTTCTACGTGCTGCGCCCGCTGGTGGCCACCGTCCCGTTCACCGGGGACCGGTTCTTCCCCGACGACCTGCGGCTGACGGCCGTCCAGCTGCTGGCGGTGGCCCTGGGGGTGCCGGTGGCGGCGGCGGTCGCGGCCCGGCTGGCGCTGCGCCGGGTGACCGTCTCCCCGCTGGGGGTGAGCCGCCGGGTGACGCCGCGTCCGCCCCGGGCGTGGCGGCTGGTGCCGCTGCTGGCCGGACTGGGCGAGCTGGCGTGGTTCCTCGACCGCCGTCCGGCGAGCACCGACGGGCAGACGGCCGCCTACCTGACCGGAATCCTGCTGGTGATGCTGGGTCTGGTGGTCGCCGGGCCGTGGCTCACCCTGGCCGGTGCCCGGGCGGTGGCCCGGTGGACCAGCCGCCCGGCCTCGCTGATCGCCGTGCGGCGTCTCGCGGACGACCCGAAGGCCGGCTTCCGCTCGGTCAGCGGCCTGGTGCTGGCGCTGTACGTCACCACCGTGACGGTGGCCGTCATCGGCACGATCAACGCCAACCGCGGGGCTCTGAGCGGCGACCCGGCCACCCGGATGGCGGTGGAGCACGGCGCCATGGTGGAGGAGCCGCCGATGGCGGCCGCGCTCCCGGCCGGGCTCGAGGCACAGTTGAGGGCCGTCGACGGGTTCCGCGGCCTGGCGGTGGCCCACGCCAACCCTGCCTGGATCGGCAAGGACCCGGCCGAGCCGGTCCCGTGGGCCCCCGCGCTGGTGCTCTGCGCCGACCTGGCGCAGACCCCGGTGGTCGGCCGTTGCCCGGCCGGGGCGAGCGTGGCGGAGGTGCCGCAGTTCGCCTTCCTCGACCTGGAGTCGAACGCGGACCAGGAGTGGCCGGCCGCCCCGATCGGCGTGGAGGAGGCCGCCGCGCTGCCCGTGCAACTGGTGTACGCGACCACGGACGGCACCACCGGGGCCATGGAGCGGACCCGGACGGTGCTCACCCGGGCGTTCCCGCACCAGGCTTCCCGGACGGTCGCCGACCGGGGGTCGGACCAGCAGCGGCAGCTGGCCGGCTTCCGCCAACTGGCGAACGTCGTCCTGCTGACCACCCTGCCGATCGCCGGCTGCAGCCTCGCCGTGAGCGTGGTCGCCGGCCTGTCGGACCGGCGGCGGCCGTTCGCGATGCTGCGGCTCACCGGCGCGCCGCTGGGCCTGCTGCGGCGGGTGATCGCCCTGGAGAGCGCGCTGCCGCTGCTGGCGGTGGCTCTGGTCTCGGTGGGGACGGGGTTGGCGGCTTCGGCGATGTTCCTGAAGTCCCAGATGCACTACGACCTGGTGCCGCCCGGCGTGGCGTTCTACGGCCTGGCGGCCGTGGGGCTGGCCGCGTCGCTGGGGATCATCGCCTCGACCCTGCCGCTCCTGCGCCGCATCACGGGGCCGGAGGCCGCCCGCAACGGCTGA
- a CDS encoding ABC transporter ATP-binding protein, giving the protein MTALLEAHDLTLSFGETPALRGAGLAVDAGEVLAIMGPSGSGKSTLLHCAAGILTPDAGEVHFDGRRIDTLGEAERSALRRDRFGFVFQFGQLVPELTAEENVALPLLLSGTRRAAALAQARPWFARLGLDGLEGRRSGELSGGQAQRVALARGLVTRPRVLFADEPTGALDSLTGEQVMELMVDAARGQGTAVVLVTHEARVAAYADREVIVRDGRSTALSTGVAS; this is encoded by the coding sequence GTGACCGCCCTGCTGGAGGCTCACGACCTGACGCTGTCCTTCGGCGAGACCCCCGCGCTGCGCGGCGCGGGCCTGGCCGTGGACGCCGGCGAGGTTCTCGCGATCATGGGGCCCAGCGGCTCCGGCAAGTCCACCCTGCTGCACTGCGCGGCGGGCATCCTCACCCCCGACGCGGGCGAGGTGCACTTCGACGGCCGGCGGATCGACACCCTCGGCGAGGCGGAGCGCAGCGCCCTGCGCCGCGACCGGTTCGGCTTCGTGTTCCAGTTCGGCCAGCTGGTGCCCGAGTTGACCGCCGAGGAGAACGTGGCCCTGCCGCTGCTGCTGAGCGGCACCCGGCGGGCGGCCGCGCTGGCCCAGGCCCGGCCGTGGTTCGCGCGGCTCGGTCTGGACGGGTTGGAGGGGCGCCGGTCCGGTGAGCTGTCGGGCGGTCAGGCGCAGCGGGTGGCGCTCGCCCGCGGCCTGGTGACCCGTCCGCGGGTGCTGTTCGCGGACGAGCCGACCGGCGCTCTGGACTCGCTCACCGGGGAGCAGGTGATGGAGCTGATGGTGGACGCGGCCCGGGGGCAGGGCACCGCAGTCGTCCTGGTGACCCACGAGGCCCGGGTGGCGGCCTACGCGGACCGTGAGGTGATCGTCCGGGACGGCCGGTCCACCGCGCTCTCCACCGGGGTCGCCTCGTGA